GTACTGCCGGTACTCGTATGGCGTTGACTGTTATCAATCATTGTCCGGCTATTATCGATTGTCTTCCGGCTATTATCACGCACGCTGTTATCAATCATTGTCCGGCTATTATCGATTGTCTTCCGGCTATTATCATGCACACTATTATCATGCACACTGCTATCGGTATGCCGTTGGCTATTATCGACATGGCTACGGCTATTATTAATATGCTGGCTGTTATCCACATGATGTTGGCTGCTATCAATAGTAATATTGATGTTGATAGGAGCGGGTTCGGGCTTTTTGCCGGCATCAGGTGTCGGCCCTGCCACAGGCTCCGGGGTTTTAGCCTCGGGCAGTTTGTCCACCGGAATTTTCGTAAAAATATCACGTAACAATACGGGGATTAATGCTTTCAGCTCAAGGTGCCTTGCTTCCCTACCCAGGTTAACACCCTGTTCTTGCGTTAATTTTCCATGGCACATATCCAGAGCATCAACGGTTTTCGCCGCCGCTCTGTCAATAAGCGCTGTAAGATTACTGCGCGTTTGCGGATCTAACGTACAACCAAATTGATGTTCAATGCAGTCGGCAACATACGGCATCACTTCATTTGTGACAAAGCTCGTCGATAATGTCCCTAAATTACCGCCAGTATTCTCTGTGATGATGCTTAACAATTTCTGGTGCAGGGCTTCAAGCTTTGCTTCCGCTTTCTTTGTTGCCGGCAGCCATGGTCCAAAAGCCGATTTCTCCTTCAGGCCATCTTTCATGATCTGCGCAGTGTACTCTTCCCCCACCTTGATCAACAGCTCTGTTGCCGCCGCCGACTGACTGGTGGCGCTTAGCGCTGAGCGAAAAAGCGTCGCAAACTCCGTTACCGCTTTCTTGGCAGCAACGTTATCTGAACCAGCGAAAATCGCCTTTAGCGCTTCAGTGTCATTCCCACATTTAAATAACGTCTCCAGGCTCGCATGTCTGGCCAGCGCCGGAAAATCTTCCAGTTTAGGGCCTTTAATGTCCCCTAAAGGAGAAGTAGTCGCACTTTCTCTGATTGCCGAGATATTCGCTGCAAGCTTCGTCGCTTGCATTTTTACCTCATTTTGTATACCCGCCATCCTGACCGGAGACTGAAGGCTTACACTTGATACCATTATTAATGTCCTCTTCTGTTATCCCTGCAGGAAGCTTTTGGCGGTTTCCAGACTGCTACTTATCGTACTGCTCAGCACTTTGACCAGGTTGTCGTACAATGAATTGGCATTGCTGTATTTCTGCGTCAGCGTCTGTAGCGTTGTTTTTAAATTTTCTTCCTGCGCTTTAAAACCAGACTGCCAGGCCTGATATTTGGCGTTATCCATTTCGAGGGCAGTACCAGATCCTATTCCACCAAGATCGCTTACCATTTTGTTCAGTGGCCCCAAATCCACCAGTACAACATAACCGCCACCTGACGACTTTAGGCAGCTGTCTGGTAAATTCAGTTCTTTAATCCACTGTTCGGCCTCCGCTCTCGACGCAGTTGTTACGCCACTACCGTTCTGCGTGGGAAATAAAATCGTATTTTGATTTACCTGGTTGTATTTATTAACCAGACTACTTATTTCACTTTTAAGCGAATTAACGTTTAGCTTAACGGTATTTCCATCTTTACCCGGTGATAACCAGCCTCCCATTTTGGAAAGAATATCACTGAAAGCCTGATAAAAATCGGTATAGACTGCGACAACGTTTTCATAAACGCCCAGATAGCTGTCACCTATCGCAGAGATATTTTGGGAAACCATCTCCCAAATCTCGGCATCGGAAATAGTTGTTTTTGGCTGCGCCATAGGCGAAGCGCTAAATGAGGCCGAGGTCGGCGCAGAAAACGCGCTTCGCAGGTTCTCATTTTGTTCTGCGGATAATGACACGCCGGACTTCGCCAGAGCATTCAGGCTGCTGGTCAACTGTTGGCGCGCCAGCGTGCGCTCGTCATTATTCTCTTCAGAGATCGGTGGCGTTGACTGCAACGTCTGTTGTGCCTGCTGGGCTTTAGTCGCCGCCTGCGATAATGAGATGATATCTGTGCCGCGATGTTCTGTGGTAGACGGTACCGCGGCAATCTCGACATGCTCGCTCGCCGAAGGAGTCTGCGACCGTTCAGCAACGAGCCCCGGATGAGGAGAAGCGGAATAATTTTGAATATTAAGCATAATATCCCCAATTCGCCATCAGGAGAGCGATTACATCACTCCCCTGATGGCGTATAGATGACCTGTCAGATTAAGCGCGAATATTGCCTGCGATTGCAGCGAGTGCGGATGCTTTCGACTGGTTAATGCTTTCCATTGTTTTCAGCATTTCCTGAATCAGGCTGGTCGATTTACGTGAACTCTCACGGGCTTCGTCCGATGCGGTGCTGGCAACGCGGTTATTCACCTGGCTAATCTGCTGCTCGGAACGTTCCTGAGTAGCAGCGTACTGGCCGGACGCCCCTGCAATACCGCCGACCGTGACCGAGTTCTTCACAATCAGATCGCCCGTCATCTGCATTTTGCGCGCATCGACTCGTGTCATATCCATGGTATTCTGTTCAAGACGAATATCGGATTCGACAGACTCAAGACGTTTCGACAGAATCGCCTGATGTTCAGGCGAAATTTGTTTATTACTGTCTTTAATGTCCAGACTTTCCGTCGCACTGGTGCTGGCGTTAGGTTTAAGCGTTACGTCATTCAGATTTTTCGTTGCATCAGCGCCGGTTTTCTTCATATTTAGCGTTTTCAGAGAATCGACGCCATCAGCGCCGAGTTTGACGCTATTCTGCCCGTTCAGCACATTTTTAATACTCTGGCTTTCAGTGGTCAGTTTATCGATCTTCGAGGCATTATGTTTAAGCGCGCCCCTCTCATTTTGCAGCCCTTTATATTCCAGTTTCGCGCCTACGCCAGTGATCCCCAACTGCAGCGCGCTCTGTGAAATACTGCCGGATAACGCATTCATCCCTTCACGCAGCATGGCGCTTGCCGTCGTTTTGGCTGCATCAAAACTCACTAATGACAATTTACCAGACAGTTTGCTATCCGCCTGGTTCAGCGTCAACATTAACGTATTTGCGGCAGCCAACAGCGCAACGGCATTAGAAGACATCCCGCTAATATCAAAAAATGTTCCGACTTCCGCCTTCTGCTCACGTAACTGGGTCTGCACCATCTCGTTCGCTTTCGTCGTGACATTATTTGTCAGGGCATTCAGATTCTGATTCATGTCAGTATTCTGAATAGCGGTTTTCAAAAATGAGGTGATCGTTCCGGTGGTTTGCGTTAATACCCCTGGTGCTGGCGCGCTCAGTGTAGGGCTCAATCCCAGATCACCAATTTTGCCGCTGCTAATGCCAATATGGTTCAAAATATCTTTAACGTTAACGGATTGCGAACCTGGCTGTGAAGTATTCTCAACAGAATGATTATTTAAATAATTTGCGGGGTTAATTCCCACATTGCTAACTAACATATTTTTCTCCCTTTATTTTGGCAGTTTTTATGCGCGACTCTGGCGCAGAATAAAACGCGACGCATCCGCATTTTGCTGTACCGCAGAAGACATGACTTTTTGTAGTTCCGCAGTCACCTTCTGGTTTTCACCAAATATTTCTACGGATTGTTTAAGCCACTGCTGAATCTGGTCCATGGCAAAACGGGCGAGCATAAAATCAGAAAGTGCCTCGCTGGCATTTTTGATAAATACGCCTTCGGCAACACCACCGGCTGACTGGGCTGCGGTATTCGTCACTTCCATGCCCAGCGTCACTTTATTTAAAGTATTCCCTATCAGTTCCTTACTTAACGTATTCGTTTGCAGGCCCATCTTGCTGCCCACATTACCCAGGCTGGTCGTAATACGCTGCATTCCCTGGGTCAGGAATTTGCTGCTGTTTTGCGCCATCTGTTTCAGCACATTAGGCACCAGCTTCTTAATCGTTTCGCCCATCATTTTGCTCAGCGCGCTACCCAGTTTCGCCGCGGCACCTTTCCCGACGACGGCGACCACCACAATGACTGCGACCATCGCAATGGCTGCGACAATCGCCCCGACAATACTGCCGGCCATTTCTGCGGTTTTCTTATCGACGCCTAATCCTTCCAGCGCTTTGGTAATCGCCTTGCCAATCAGCTCCATTAACGGCTTCAGCACATGCTCCATAATTGGATTCAGCGCTTGTTGGATAAACGACACTCCCGTCGTCGCCTTCACAATCTCGTCGGCTACCATTACTGCAAGCCCTACTGCGGCCAGCGCCAGACTCGCCCCGCCGGTAAAAATAGCGCCCACTACGCTGACAATGGTCAACAGCGCGCCGAGCACTTTCCCGATACACCCCATAATACGGTTTGTTTCTTCGGCTTTACGCGTTTCCTCCTGGAATTCAGCCGATTTCTTTTCCATCTCTGCCTGACGCCCTTCCTGCAAGGCGCTGAAAAGCGCAAGATCGTTTTGCAGGCTTTCTTCCGTATTTTTGCCCACAATCTCAATAAACATGGCCATGAGCATGGTGAGGCGGGCGACATTTGACAGATTATCCTGCTCGCCCTGGGAAACCTGCTGCTGAGAGGAGGCATTCGCCGTTCCCTGGAATTTGGTCAGAATGCTATCCGCTTTTTCGGCTTTCGCTTTTGCGTCTGTGCCTGCTTTAACCGTCGCATCCGCGGCCTTATCTAAGGCCTCTTTCGCCTCCGTCGCTTCTTTACCGGCCTGCTCTACCGCGGCTTCAGCTTGTGCATAGCTGGGGTCAGCCGGGTCCAGCGATTGCAGTTTATTTTGCGCCTGCGTCAGTTTTTTGGCCGCCGCGTCATAAACACTCTTGGCGGTATCCGTTTTTTTGATACTGGCTTCATAGAGATCCGTCGCCTCCTGAGCCTCTCCCAGAGCCGACTGGAATTCTTTCGATACCTGAATACCCATCTCTTTTTGTGACTCAATCATCGCCTGCCATACCGCCAGACGAGACTCCAGTTGAGACAGCGAAACATCGCCCAGTAGCGTCATGAGTTTGCCAAGCAGCAGCGTCAATTGACCTTCGCTGGAGAGCTTTTCTTTGGCGGCGTCCGTAGGCGGCGTCAGGCTGATCGTATTTATCGAGGTCTCTCCGGACCTTGTACCCGCTTTAAGATCGCCTGCTTTCGTGGCCACCACATCTTTAAACGCTTTATCCGCCGCTTTTAAAAAGTCCGTGTTCTTACGAACGCCCTCAAAAGCCGCCTCTGCGAGGCGCGGATTTTGGGTATATCCGCTGCGGCTAATGCTACTTGCGTCATTTACCATAATTATTCCTTTTCTTGTTCACTATGCTGCTCTGTCTCCGCGGTTTTTAGCGCCTCCAGATAGACCAACGCTTTTGCCCGAAGAGACTCATCTTCAGTACGTTCATTGACAAGTTCAAAACACTGTCTGGCTTTTGCTGCTTTACGCATAAGCAATTGACACTGCCCGGTAAAAAAAACGGGGCGATAGTCATTTTTAAGTAACGTAAAAGCCACTGCATAAAGATCACAGGCTTTCTGAAATTGTTTTTTCAGTTGGCATACCGCCGCCAGTCCCATGGTGTAATCGGGATTGTAAAAATCATAAATGCATAAGAAACGAAAGAATGTCTCTGCTTCATCAAGACGTCCCTGGTTATAAAACTCATAAGCATGAGCATATAAACCATCCATCATATCCTGAGGTATTCCATGAACGTCTTTCAGAGTGGCGCCTTCGCTAACGGCATCCCAAATCATTTCCGCAACACGTTCTTCGCTGACATTATTTTGATAATCCATTACTTACTCCTATTATCTGTCACCGATTTTGCAGAATTTAACGACTGCGATTATCTGATGCAGGTATTAAATCCTGACGGTGGTTAGTAAACATTCAAAAAACGCCCAATGAATAAATCACTACTGCTTCACGCGGGTCAGTGCCGGACCTCGTTTTCCTGAGGCTGAATAACGTCCTTGCCCGCGTTTTCCACCTCTTCCAGCCACACCAGAAGACGTAAAACTTCATCAATTTCTTCCAGACTCACCAAATCATAACGACGATGAGTTTTAAAAAGCGCACGCGCCAGTTTGATATCGACGATAACGGGTACGCCAACTTTCTCCGCATAGGCACGAACGGCCAGCGCGCGCTGATTAGTTTCATACACCGAGATCATCGGAATCGGCATCAGTTCAGGTTTAAAATAAATACCGATAGTAATATGTGTTGGGTTAGCCACAATCAGACGCGAGTTTTCAATATCAGATTTCACCTGTTCAGACAAAATCTCCATATGAATTTCACGCCGTTTGGATTTAACCTCCGGATTGCCTTCCTGCTCTTTCATCTCACGCTTTACTTCTTCCTTATCCATTTTCATGTCTTTCATGGTCAGGAAATATTCAGCGATGGCATCCAATAATAGAACAATTAATGCACAAACAAGACAGGTTAATACTAACGCGAGAAGAAGTTCACGCCAGATAACGGCCATTCCCGCAACATTGCCATTTAACTGCGAAAAGATTTCAATCTTATATTTTTTCCAGCAGATTATTGCGGCTACCACAAAGGAGGAGAGATACAGTAAGGTTTTAACCGTATCTTTTACCGTACGCATACTGAAAATCTTTTTCGCCCCCTCGACAGGGTTTAGCGCTGACAAATTGGGTTTTAATGCCTCTGTCGCCAGCACAAATCCAGCCTGTAATAAGGCCGGTAATGCGGAGCACACTAAGCAGAGCAGCATAAATGGGATCAGGTATTTTAGTCCTAACCAAAAAACGGCCAGACTGTAATCAGCCATGCTCTGATTAAAATTATCCGCAATGATGAGCTTAACAATCCCCATAAACTCATTAAATGAGCCATACGACACCAGATAGGCAATTCCCCCTACGGTGAGACAGGCGATAATAAGATCTTTACTTTTAAATGACTGGCCTTTCTTAGCGGAGTCTTCCAGCCTTTTTTTAGTCGGTTTTTCTGTTTTATTCGACGACATGCGTTGCTCCCCGCTCGTAGAACCAGCTACTTAATCCCGTGGCCTGGAAAGACAGTCGCAGCACATTGTCCGGGAGTACTGGAGAGAAATAAAACAGCATGATTAATACCGCGATACCGCTTTTCACCGTCAGTGAAATAGCAAACGCGTTCATCTGGGGAGCAAAACGCGACAATAATCCCAGAAAGACCTCTGACAGCAACAAAACCAATACGACCGGACTGGCCAGAACTAACGCATTTTGCGCCACCTGATTAATAAACGTTAATAAAGGCGGTAATGAAGGCGTACACTCATTCATTGGATCGCATAGCTGATAGCTTTTATTTAAGACGTCAACCATGGTAACCAGCCCGCCATTTTGTAAATACACGACCGCGGCAAACATGTTCAGGAAATTAGCCATTTCCGAGGTATCAATGCCATTTGCCGGATCGATACTGCTACTGAGCGTTGCGCCTCTCTGGTTATCGATGATACAGCCCAACGCATGTAACACCCAAAAAGGCCACGACAGCAGGCAGCCCAGCATAACGCCTACCGCAGCTTCTTGCAGAATTAACGGGATCATCGCCACCGATAAAAACGGCGGCGCCTCACTCAGTTCATGCGGCCATACTCCCAGCGCCACCAGTACGATAATGGCATTTCTCGGCGCGCCGCTTAATACCCCGCTATTTAAAAAGGGCAGAAAGAAAAAAATCGGCGCCACACGAGCAAATCCCATTGCCGCAGCGGCAACCAGGTTATGAATTTCAAAGTACAACGCATAAAACATTTTTTACCCCTTCGCCAACGCCAGAAATATCACCTGACGCCCGTAAGAGAGTAAAACTTCGCCATACCAGCCAGACAGTAAGAACAGACATAAACACACGCCAAGTAACTTAATACCAAAAGGCAGCGTTTGTTCCTGTAATTGCGTTACCGTCTGGAATAATCCAACCAGCAGGCCGATAACCGTTGCGACAATCGTCGGCCATCCTGAAAGGATCAGAACAAGATAGAGCGCCTTATTACCTGCAAACACTAAATCATCCATTTAACTTTCCCGTCTCGTAATGATGTCATGTTGCAATGTCCATATACTGTAATATCAATCCCTTAGACAGTAAGGTCCAGCCATCAAGCGCGACAAAAAGCACCAGCTTAATGGGTGTAGATATCGTCACCGGACTCATCATCATCATCCCCAACGCCAGCAACACGCTGGATACCACAAGGTCGACGACGACAAAGGGCAAATAGAGATAAAAACCAATTTTAAACGCGCTTTTTATTTCGCTCAGCGCATAGGCAGGTAATAACGCAAAGATTGAAGGTTTTTCAATTTCTTCTTTATCACGTTTTACCGTTTCAGTCTCTTCTCCATATTGACGCTTCAGTTGCGCGCTTTCAAAAAACTGGACTAACTCCCGATCTGAATACTTGATCAGATAATCACGGTAGCCGTCCAGCCCTTCATCAACATGTTTACTTAATGACGAAATATCATTAAATGAAACCCCTTCGTCCTCAAAATAGACGTAGGCATCGTGCATTATTGGCCACATAACAAACATTGAAAGCAGCAAGGCGACGCCGTTAAGCGTCATATTTGACGGTATCTGCTGCAGTCCCAGGGCGTTACGCACCATGACAAATACAATCGAAAACTTAACAAAACAGGTTCCTGAAGCAATAATAAAGGGCAACAGGGTGGAAAATGCCAGTAAGGCAATTAATGAGATATCATTTCCCATTACCAGACTCGCTCAACCATTCATGAATCTCAACACCTAAGGTGTCATTCATCTGTACCAGCTCGCCATTTCCAAGCAAAACGCCATTCGCCATAATCTCAACATTCAATTCAGCATTTGTCGGCAGCGATAATAGCTGTTGCTGTCCTATCGCTTCGAGATCGGCCAGAGTCACGTTCTTACGATGCAAAACAAATTCCAGTTTGACGGGTAATTGATTCAGGCCAGGCAGAATTCCTGCAGTTTCTGTTTCATTTTTTTCTTCTTCGATATGCTGAATATCTAACGTTTCCACAATAATTCCCCCTTCAACACGGTTGAAATGACCTAACTTTTTCGAATAACAATAAACTTCCGCACTGGAATGGCGAATCAGGAGCACATCGCCAATCCCGATACGGCCCAGTAGCGCTCGCTGCGTGTCGCTACTACCGATAACAAAACGTAACGGCCAACGCAGATTTTTCGGTCTGCCTCCTCCGGCGGCGGGCAGTTCAGGAAGATGCTCAAACCACAGGCCCCCCCGCTCGGTCATAACATGCAGCAGTTTCCCTTCTGGCAGTGCGCTTCCCGGCACCGGATCCTCCACATATAAACGCCGGCAGGACAAATGCGGTACGGGTAATTCAAATGGCCGCTCTGTCGACGCAAGCCAGGGAACAACCAGATGCTCAGCGCCGGCAGAAACCGCCGCCCCCGCCAGAGCAGGAGAAACATGTTCAAGCCAGTCACGGGGTTTAATCCAGGCCGACCATCTTTTTTCTGCATCGCTCACCCGAACCCACATTCCCTGTCGCGTCGGATACTCCAGCGTGGCGTCCTGGCCGTTGCGCAGGCATGCTGCCGCGGTTTGAGCCAACCGCCATTCGCGGCGCTCGATCTGTCTCACACGCAAAGACATCAGGCGTCATCCTCCTCGCCAGAATGCTGTCCGTGCTGTTGCTGCTGCGGGTTTTGCTGATCGTCTCGCATCAGGTGCCAGCGCTGAGGGTTACCGTTCTGCCATTGATCATGCAAACGATGCTCAACCTGCGTATTTGACGGTATTAACGAAAACTCCCCTGCCTGCCGCGCCTGAATATTGACGGAGTAGTCATTTCCCCAGCGCTGAAAACGGTAAGTCAGCGAGTTATCATCTCCCTTCACCCCATCGGTGATCGGGAAAGTCGTCATCGCCTGTTTTGAGTGCGCCGCTAAAGGCATATTTTCATCACCACCGGATAATTGGCTGAGATCGGCAATCGTTGTGGGTTGCAGGGAAAGCTGAGAAGCCTCTTTGATCTTCTTATGATCTTTATCATCAGACTTACTGGTATTGGTTGCCGCCATACGGGAAGAGGCGACATCCCCCGCCAGCGGCGTTCCGTCTTTACGAACGCCTTCGCCCGCGATAACTTTATGATCTCCATGGATCGCCTTGACATTATCGTCCGTGACACCCATGGCGTTATCCGCTAATTCACTGACGGCTTTTAAGTCAGTGGATAATTTTTTACTGCCGACTTCAGCTACCTGCATATTCCTGGACGATAATAACGCCGCGGTTTTATCTGCTTTCTTCACGTCTGATACCAGCGTGACTGATTTTTCAGATGTGACCTTCAACAATTTCTCTGCAATCCGAAAATCGCCTTTCACATTATGCTGCAGACCCGAAGCATGACCACTGTGCTGTTCTGATTTCGCTGGCGCGCCCTGTCGCAGTGCCGCCAGTAAAACGGGTAATGCTGTTTCCTTATGCATAACGAAAGTATCGCCATATTCGCGATCTTTTTTGTCATCGATATATTCTGTCTTATGTTTTTCCAACGCTTTCTTTAATGCTTCTGATAAACCGCTGACCTCATCCTGCTGCGGCAGTAAAAAATTTCTGGATGAACTGACAGATGACACATCGCCCATTAAATTATCTCCTCTGACTCGGCCTCTTCCTGCTGTATCTCCCGCTGAATATAGAGTCTTTTCTGACGGATTATCCAACGTTGATAGTTGCCTTCTTTACGCAACCAGTACTTACTTTTTTCCTGATACTCTTGTCTTTTCTTTTCCAGTTCGTCCCGTTTTTCCTGAATTTGGGTAATTTGAAGTTCTAAATCTTTTATCTGCCGACGAACAATAGACTGCTTACGTAATAACGAATAAATTTCTTCACGGCTCAGTTGTCTGTTTTCTGCACGCAGCGTATCTAATAGCAATTTCAGACCCGCGATCTGTTCAACAATCGCCGCCTCCTCAGCCTGCAATCTACGGTCCTCATCCTGATAGCGAAGTAATATCGACTCACACTGGGAATGAAATACCGTACAGCGCCGCTGCAGCACTTTAATTCTGGTCAGCGAATGCATTCATACCGCTCAACGTGTCATCAAAAGATGAATATTGCGCCACCGGCTGGCATAACCAGGCTTTCAGGCTATCCCGCATTTGCATCGCCCGATCGTTATCAATATTCTCACCGGGACGATATTCTCCTAAATCAATGAAGAGCTGGAGCTCTTCCAGGCGCGTCATTAATTTACGTACAGCAGAAGCCTGCTCAGCATGTGTCGCCGTCGTAACTTGTCCAAAAACGCGGCTGACACTTTTAAGAATATCAATTGCCGGGTAATGTCCCTGCCCGGCCAGCTTTCTGCTCAGATACAGGTGTCCGTCAAGAATAGAGCGAATTTCATCTGCCATCGGATCAGCCTCATCCTCACTTTCCAGCAGCACCGTATAAAAGGCAGTAATGCTTCCCTTCCCCGTCGCCCCAGGACGTTCCAGTAAACGGGGCAAATTATCGAATACGGAGGCCGGATAACCGCGACGGGCCGGACGCTCGCCTGACGCCAGGGCCACGTCTCGCAAAGCACGCGCATAACGGGTCATAGAATCGATAAAGAGCACAACCCGTTTGCCCTGGTCGCGGAAATATTCCGCTACGGTTGTCGCCAGTTGCGCCGCATTGCAGCGGTCCACCGAGGGAAAATCGGAGGTGGCAAAAACCAGAACACATTTTTCTTTCTTATGTGAGGCGCGCAGCATATCCACGAACTCAGTGACTTCACGGCCTCGTTCGCCGATAAGGCCAATAACAAAGACATCCGCCTCCGTTTGTTCGATTAGCATATGCATCAGCATGGTCTTACCACATCCTGCAGAAGCAAAAATCCCCATTCGCTGACCTACGCCACAGGTCAAAAGCCCGTCAATCGCCCGAACGCCGGTAATCAGCGGTTCATGGACACCCACGCGCGACGCATAAGAAGGCGGCGCGACATCAATGACGCGTTCCTCGCTAATCGGTGCCACTTCAGAGGTAAAACGCTCAACGATTTTCCCCGTCGGGTCTAACACCGCGCCCAATACCGAATATCCTACCCACGCTGATAACGCGCGCCCTGTAGGATAAAGCACCACATCGCGGGTCAATCCCTGGGCATTGCCGATAAGGCTGAGCACAGTGCGCTCCCGTTGTAAGCCAACGACCTGCGCGCGTGCGACGACCTGTTTTTGATGCCAGCCACGGCGTATTTCACACAGTTCGCCGATGGCCACATCACGCAATTCCGCTTCAATGATTGGGCCCGTTATTTTTTGTGGATAGGCCAGATACTGAAGTAAACGAGGTGTTTTCATCTCATTAGCGACCGACTAAAAACTTCCAGATAGTTGTAAAATCCATTCAATGCATTAGAGAATTTCTCACCGTCTGATAAGAAATCAGGATGAACTAAAGCTTTAAGCGTTAATTCCCCATTCTGTTCCCCTAATAACAATTGTCCGCCGCGGACAAATTGGCATCCTTCCATTATGGTCATTAAGATTTCATAGGCTCGCTGTTTTAATACTGCCATACTGTCAGCACCTAATTGTGACCAGATCCATACATCATCATCCTGAACGCTGATACAGATACTGGGTAATGCAAATAAATCCAGAACAATTGTCGAGTGACTATCTATTCCTCCAATTAATGCTGGATCGCAACCACTCACTTCCAGTGCGGAACGAACTAATTCAGAGATATCCAAATGTTGCATAGGTCTTTTCCTTAATTAAGTCCTTATATCGTTTTTATTACATTCACTGACTTGCTATCTGCTATCTCGCCGAAAGATAAAACCTCCAAATCCGGAAAACGACCTTCAATCATTTTCTTAATAAAACGACGGACATCAACAGACGTAAGGAGGACAAGATCTTTATGTGCAATCAACAAATCATCCAGCTTAAGCGTAATGAGATCCATCAAATTAGCGGAGGCATCCGGTTCAAGACTGAGGAAGGTGCTGCCAGAAGTCTGGCGAATACCTTTACGAATAATATCCTCAGCTTCGGCAGACACCATTACTGCTCGTAATTCACCGCCATTGGCGAATTTATGGCAGATATAACGTGCCATGGCTCCACGAATATGTTCCACCAGGTTAATGACATCTTTTTCTCTTGGCGCCCACAATGCGAGCGCTTCCATAATTAATTTCATATTACGCACGGAAACACGTTCGCTTAACAAGCGCTGTAAAACTTCAGAGATACGTTGTACCGTGGCATGCCTGAGAACTTCTTTAAGTAAGTCAGGAAATTTTGCCTCCAGCTGATCCAGCATATGTTTTGTTTCCTGAATACCAAAATACTCATTAACGTTGCGCGCCAGAGTTACCGCCAGACAGTGATAAAGCTCGTCAAGCGCATTCCGCAATACATATCCAAGTTCCCGAAGTTTTTCCCCTTCTTCGTACGTTACCCAAAAATACTGGCTGCTACCTTGCTGGTGAGTCGTTGGATTAATGCCAAAGGTAACAACTTCATCGGAATAATTTACCACTCGCATTAAATCAAAATAGACCGTAAATTGTTCAACGCGGATCTCATTAATCAACAATACGATGCTGTTATCGTCCAGTCCCTCACCATCTCGTAATAATACTTCTGGCAGT
The Salmonella bongori NCTC 12419 DNA segment above includes these coding regions:
- a CDS encoding SpaN/EivJ family type III secretion system needle length determinant; amino-acid sequence: MGDVSSVSSSRNFLLPQQDEVSGLSEALKKALEKHKTEYIDDKKDREYGDTFVMHKETALPVLLAALRQGAPAKSEQHSGHASGLQHNVKGDFRIAEKLLKVTSEKSVTLVSDVKKADKTAALLSSRNMQVAEVGSKKLSTDLKAVSELADNAMGVTDDNVKAIHGDHKVIAGEGVRKDGTPLAGDVASSRMAATNTSKSDDKDHKKIKEASQLSLQPTTIADLSQLSGGDENMPLAAHSKQAMTTFPITDGVKGDDNSLTYRFQRWGNDYSVNIQARQAGEFSLIPSNTQVEHRLHDQWQNGNPQRWHLMRDDQQNPQQQQHGQHSGEEDDA
- the spaP gene encoding SPI-1 type III secretion system export apparatus protein SpaP, translating into MGNDISLIALLAFSTLLPFIIASGTCFVKFSIVFVMVRNALGLQQIPSNMTLNGVALLLSMFVMWPIMHDAYVYFEDEGVSFNDISSLSKHVDEGLDGYRDYLIKYSDRELVQFFESAQLKRQYGEETETVKRDKEEIEKPSIFALLPAYALSEIKSAFKIGFYLYLPFVVVDLVVSSVLLALGMMMMSPVTISTPIKLVLFVALDGWTLLSKGLILQYMDIAT
- the sicA gene encoding SycD/LcrH family type III secretion system chaperone SicA gives rise to the protein MDYQNNVSEERVAEMIWDAVSEGATLKDVHGIPQDMMDGLYAHAYEFYNQGRLDEAETFFRFLCIYDFYNPDYTMGLAAVCQLKKQFQKACDLYAVAFTLLKNDYRPVFFTGQCQLLMRKAAKARQCFELVNERTEDESLRAKALVYLEALKTAETEQHSEQEKE
- a CDS encoding YscQ/HrcQ family type III secretion apparatus protein produces the protein MSLRVRQIERREWRLAQTAAACLRNGQDATLEYPTRQGMWVRVSDAEKRWSAWIKPRDWLEHVSPALAGAAVSAGAEHLVVPWLASTERPFELPVPHLSCRRLYVEDPVPGSALPEGKLLHVMTERGGLWFEHLPELPAAGGGRPKNLRWPLRFVIGSSDTQRALLGRIGIGDVLLIRHSSAEVYCYSKKLGHFNRVEGGIIVETLDIQHIEEEKNETETAGILPGLNQLPVKLEFVLHRKNVTLADLEAIGQQQLLSLPTNAELNVEIMANGVLLGNGELVQMNDTLGVEIHEWLSESGNGK
- the spaQ gene encoding SPI-1 type III secretion system export apparatus protein SpaQ, producing MDDLVFAGNKALYLVLILSGWPTIVATVIGLLVGLFQTVTQLQEQTLPFGIKLLGVCLCLFLLSGWYGEVLLSYGRQVIFLALAKG
- the spaS gene encoding SPI-1 type III secretion system export apparatus protein SpaS yields the protein MSSNKTEKPTKKRLEDSAKKGQSFKSKDLIIACLTVGGIAYLVSYGSFNEFMGIVKLIIADNFNQSMADYSLAVFWLGLKYLIPFMLLCLVCSALPALLQAGFVLATEALKPNLSALNPVEGAKKIFSMRTVKDTVKTLLYLSSFVVAAIICWKKYKIEIFSQLNGNVAGMAVIWRELLLALVLTCLVCALIVLLLDAIAEYFLTMKDMKMDKEEVKREMKEQEGNPEVKSKRREIHMEILSEQVKSDIENSRLIVANPTHITIGIYFKPELMPIPMISVYETNQRALAVRAYAEKVGVPVIVDIKLARALFKTHRRYDLVSLEEIDEVLRLLVWLEEVENAGKDVIQPQENEVRH
- the spaR gene encoding SPI-1 type III secretion system export apparatus protein SpaR; translated protein: MFYALYFEIHNLVAAAAMGFARVAPIFFFLPFLNSGVLSGAPRNAIIVLVALGVWPHELSEAPPFLSVAMIPLILQEAAVGVMLGCLLSWPFWVLHALGCIIDNQRGATLSSSIDPANGIDTSEMANFLNMFAAVVYLQNGGLVTMVDVLNKSYQLCDPMNECTPSLPPLLTFINQVAQNALVLASPVVLVLLLSEVFLGLLSRFAPQMNAFAISLTVKSGIAVLIMLFYFSPVLPDNVLRLSFQATGLSSWFYERGATHVVE